In one Misgurnus anguillicaudatus chromosome 1, ASM2758022v2, whole genome shotgun sequence genomic region, the following are encoded:
- the wnt7ba gene encoding protein Wnt-7b, with amino-acid sequence MRSISSCGALLSIYYPQIFLILTSGSYLALSSVVALGANIICNKIPGLAPRQRAICQSRPDAIIIIGEGAQLGINECQYQFRYGRWNCFALGERTVFGQELRVGSKEAAFTYAITAAGVAHAVTAACSQGNMSHCGCDREKQGYHDQEEGWKWGGCSADVKYGVEFSRRFVDAREIKKNARRLMNLHNNEAGRKVLEESMKLECKCHGVSGSCTTKTCWTTLPKFREIGYVLKERYASAVEVEAVRATRFRQPSFLRLKQSRGYIKPTDTDLVYLERSPNYCEEDALTGSPGTRGRLCNHTSPHADGCNLMCCGRGHDTHQYTRVWQCNCKFQWCCFVKCNTCSENTEVFTCK; translated from the exons ATGCGCAGCATCTCATCCTGCGGTGCACTGCTTTCCATCTACTACCCCCAGATCTTCCTCATCCTCACCAGCGGCAGCTACCT GGCTCTGTCTTCAGTGGTGGCTTTGGGTGCGAACATCATCTGCAACAAGATTCCCGGACTGGCTCCCCGACAGCGTGCCATCTGTCAGAGCCGCCCAGATGCCATCATCATCATCGGGGAGGGCGCTCAGTTGGGCATCAACGAGTGCCAGTATCAGTTTCGTTACGGGCGATGGAACTGCTTTGCCCTTGGCGAGAGGACGGTCTTTGGGCAAGAGCTGAGAGTAG GCAGCAAGGAGGCTGCGTTTACCTACGCCATCACCGCTGCTGGTGTCGCCCATGCCGTGACAGCAGCCTGCAGTCAGGGCAACATGAGCCACTGTGGCTGCGACAGAGAAAAGCAGGGCTATCATGACCAGGAAGAGGGCTGGAAATGGGGCGGCTGTTCAGCGGACGTCAAATACGGAGTGGAGTTCTCCAGGCGCTTTGTGGACGCCCGagagattaaaaaaaatgctagaAGATTGATGAACCTGCACAACAATGAGGCTGGCAGAAAG GTTCTAGAAGAAAGCATGAAGCTGGAATGTAAATGCCACGGTGTTTCCGGCTCATGCACCACAAAGACCTGCTGGACAACTCTGCCGAAATTTCGGGAGATAGGTTACGTGCTGAAGGAGCGCTACGCCTCCGCTGTGGAGGTGGAGGCCGTGCGAGCCACGCGTTTTCGACAGCCCTCTTTCCTGCGGCTAAAGCAGTCTCGCGGTTACATAAAGCCCACGGACACGGACTTGGTGTATTTGGAGCGCTCACCCAACTACTGCGAGGAGGACGCTTTGACGGGGAGCCCAGGAACTCGGGGACGCCTCTGTAACCATACGTCCCCTCACGCGGATGGCTGCAACCTGATGTGCTGCGGCCGTGGCCACGACACCCACCAGTACACGCGGGTTTGGCAATGCAACTGCAAATTCCAGTGGTGCTGCTTCGTCAAATGCAACACCTGCAGCGAAAACACAGAGGTTTTCACCTGCAAATGA